One part of the Acidobacteriota bacterium genome encodes these proteins:
- a CDS encoding patatin-like phospholipase family protein: MPNDLSASGLMPPSSPVEFINPAELTKKPLPGIALCLSGGGYRAMLFHVGSTWRLYELGFFPKLERVSSVSGGSITAGVLALAWPKLDGTRAKFEELVVGPIRSLAGKTIDVSSVIGGVFGPGTVSEHVAKNYRKHLYGDKTLQDLPDKPRFVINATNVQSKALFRFSKPYIWDYRVGKIEKPKTPLATAVGASSAFPPVLSPVELEFKNNEFVPNTGQDLQFPPYTTDVILTDGGVYDNLGLETAWKTYQTILVSDAGGIYGPEPDPKKDWLNHTRRVFDLVDNQVRSLRKRQVIDSFKAGDRTGTYWGIWTDISKYQVPDSLPCPVAKTQKLASTPTRLKGMESDLQERLINWGYAVCDAAVRKHVDPALPKPATFPYPNLGVG; this comes from the coding sequence GTGCCGAATGACCTTTCCGCTAGTGGACTTATGCCGCCATCGTCGCCTGTTGAATTCATCAACCCTGCGGAACTGACCAAGAAGCCGCTTCCAGGCATTGCTCTCTGCCTTTCCGGGGGTGGATATCGCGCAATGCTCTTTCATGTCGGATCTACTTGGCGCCTTTATGAGTTGGGATTCTTCCCCAAGCTCGAACGCGTTTCCAGCGTATCCGGCGGCTCGATAACGGCGGGAGTTCTGGCACTTGCTTGGCCAAAGCTAGATGGCACGCGGGCAAAGTTTGAAGAGCTTGTGGTCGGGCCGATACGTTCGCTTGCCGGGAAGACTATCGACGTCAGTTCAGTCATCGGCGGTGTATTCGGGCCCGGCACAGTAAGTGAGCACGTCGCAAAAAACTACCGGAAGCACCTCTATGGAGACAAAACACTCCAAGACCTTCCCGACAAGCCGCGTTTTGTGATCAATGCGACGAACGTGCAGTCGAAGGCCCTCTTTAGATTCTCGAAGCCCTACATCTGGGACTATCGCGTCGGAAAGATCGAGAAGCCGAAAACCCCTCTCGCGACTGCCGTGGGTGCGTCGTCCGCCTTCCCTCCCGTCCTTTCGCCGGTAGAACTGGAGTTCAAGAACAACGAGTTTGTTCCGAATACGGGGCAGGACTTACAGTTCCCCCCTTATACAACCGATGTGATCCTGACCGATGGCGGAGTCTACGACAACTTAGGCTTGGAGACAGCGTGGAAGACTTATCAGACGATTCTAGTGAGCGATGCCGGCGGCATTTATGGCCCTGAACCGGACCCCAAGAAAGACTGGCTCAACCACACACGACGCGTCTTCGACCTTGTCGACAACCAAGTCAGGAGCCTTCGCAAGCGACAAGTGATCGACTCCTTCAAGGCGGGCGATCGTACCGGCACGTACTGGGGTATATGGACTGACATTTCAAAGTACCAAGTCCCAGACTCTTTGCCTTGCCCAGTAGCGAAGACCCAGAAGCTCGCGAGTACTCCCACGCGGTTGAAAGGAATGGAGTCGGACCTACAGGAACGGCTTATCAATTGGGGATATGCAGTCTGTGATGCCGCTGTGAGGAAGCATGTCGATCCAGCCCTACCGAAGCCGGCCACATTCCCGTATCCCAACCTCGGTGTGGGATAA
- a CDS encoding pili assembly chaperone: MELLIVVAILLIIAAIAIPSLLTSRRSANESSAVGSARSINTAQVSYSYGHPKVGFSCDLTTLGAAGLVDKALAEGKKGGYVFAVVDCPKRKGVVVGYTWVASPVDPGQTGSKFYCGDQTGVVRFSIKDVQDCIHKGQPMS, from the coding sequence ATGGAGCTGCTTATTGTCGTTGCAATACTCTTAATCATCGCGGCAATTGCGATTCCAAGCCTTCTGACTTCAAGAAGATCAGCCAACGAGAGTTCAGCGGTGGGATCGGCACGAAGTATTAACACCGCACAAGTGTCCTATTCTTATGGACATCCGAAGGTGGGTTTCTCGTGCGACCTCACCACACTGGGGGCAGCGGGTCTTGTTGACAAGGCTCTCGCTGAAGGAAAGAAGGGTGGTTACGTTTTTGCCGTAGTGGATTGCCCGAAAAGGAAAGGAGTAGTTGTTGGCTACACTTGGGTGGCTAGCCCAGTAGACCCTGGTCAAACAGGAAGCAAATTTTACTGTGGAGACCAGACTGGCGTGGTCAGATTCAGTATTAAAGACGTCCAGGACTGCATTCATAAGGGACAGCCAATGTCGTAA